CTCCTGATTTTATTCcaagttttaacttttaattgtttttaaaaactattttctaGTACAGAATAATAGGGTGTTTCTGTTATTCGGccaacaatttttttgttttttttttgttttttctgttGTTACAAATATACATTTGTCTCGTTCGGTTTCGCGAAATGAACCTTGTACGGGCCCAACTACCCAGACATGACCCAAATTAATGGCTGAAATTAATTTCTAATCACCTACCTGGACTAGTGACTAGTAATACCAACCTGTCTTTGGACTTCGACGCTTGAGTGGCGACATCATGTCATCTTCCCTATGTTTATGATGATTAGTAGTATTAACATACTGATTTGATTATACGGTCAAACAATTTATTAAATAGCACTAGGGTCGGCCcgtcctacgggcgggatattagttaatttgatattcactaaatgttcgagttgaaatttgttttaagattcaaaaatttggttatctgttatgtgttacttattagtatgcggtggtatagttgtttttggattattcttgctttgatattgtatcaaattaactaattgtcaaactcataattatagatgtacaaatgtggatttgtgataaagtttgatgacaatactgttttttctttttaattcttattcatagtggagtgtgcatgtgtcagaaagatgcctataacaacttttatgtttttgtgtatggattttaaatatatattattttgtataatgcatacttgctctacaacatttgcttgtacactaaaaaaaactgttttctatatttttaaaagagaaaatatttagtatataatataacatggacattagtattgactatatatagaagttgtgtgttattttaaaatgacatatgtatagaggTTTTTACACCAttacttcactggcacaaaacatttataactgtaaatatcttttttttaaagcaaaactaataaaaacgtgtacaacaaatgtattttgatatatattatatgcatcaagttataaaaggttggaaacattgcaaaactgtttggagcaaagtttttaacttcacgatcttcatcttgacgtcagttcagtgtcggccctggccacaagcagaagaagcatggCTTCCAGCcgacacgataataagtattttcgcggccacatatttataaaaagtaacttcagcctagtggttctaagagaaattaccagtgCTAGAGGTGCTGGGTTCGATTACCCATGAttgcattcatttattttggctCCAAATATAAAATGGGACATGTGTCACTCCCATAACGCACGACTTGATGACGTGGCTTCACGGGAgagaggcgaacatttctttatatatatagatacctTAAATCGTGTTAAATGATTAAATGATAACAAGAatatctagttttttttaacatatagaAACAGAACTTTGCCAATAACGAAACACAAACATTGAGAATTTTAGTACTCAGATTTTTGAAATCTCttttttgtttcacaatataaaTTGTTCTAAGAGTCCAAATACAACAAAAaagtaattaattaaatcatccttaattaaaaagtttaaaatatgatGATATAATTGCCTATTCCTTTTCTTTAGTTGgttattgttaaatattttaatatgctTGTTTTACAAACTGAAATAGAGGGaatactagtttttttttcttttctgctCTTTTTTCTTGCTGCAGTTGagtcttttattattttaagaaaattaatttagagAATTCCTTTTCAAACAAGCAAAAACGTCTACATATTCGACAAAAGGGTCTACGTTCGGTGGTAAAACCATAATACCTTGTGGGAGTTTTAGATGGTTTCTTAATTATAGACTAGATCTCGacctttatttaaatttattcttatataaacattttggtttcaattataaattggtatatattataatatatacgtgtctatcaatttttaaaacataataagtatacaatatatttttcattgaatagattgtttcaaactttcacatgtatttgtattttttttaatatatatattttcggattattatttcattattaaaatcgtagctctatatatatatatatatatatatatattattaaaatattgttttattgtcatattcaaaaatattgtaacatttcacaaatttagaaaaaaattaaaaaataaacatttcgcttcatagatttatattatcgagaaaataattaaacatttagtttttgtttaatttttaaaataaactatatagttaattttttttcattggtttaaattagtaaagattaatcattgttagataatattatttttgttatataaaaaaaaatatttataattttaaaagataacatcgacaaatatttaagtaattaacatatggatgtatattattacaacattaaattatatctatttaatttatactatctataaatctaatggatcatctattgtttaaattcaattattgatagcccaataaaaatttctgatagatccaaaatttaaatgataagattaaagattaaatgtaacatgattttctagaaaataggtccattaggtccatttttttaaaaaaccacACATGATTCAAAactgtgacttctgttttaatatataaaaagatgttgATGATCTAATATAGGGAATATTGCTTATGGAGTTGTATAATGCTTTACATTGCTACACGTTTTAAATGTTTCATGAAGTGACAGTGTTTACGGTTCAGAGTAAAAGATCCAAAGTGTACTACAAATTTAATCCACGAATGTTAATCGTTTATAATAGATCTAGAAGAAggtattatattaatttattcttcTATTGATATGACGGACGAATCAAATTGACCGTAACTATATGAAGGTTCGAAATGGAAGATGATCCAACCGATATCATACGTGGATTAaactatttgttttatataaaaatgatttgatCTGAAATCGAGGATAACAATGCATAATATTCAATATAGATATGACTTCTGGAACAAAggattttaattggttttaaaCTCTTGTTTCTTTGCAAGTAAAAATCAACTTTCGTTATCCtatgtaaaacatatatatatatattacaccGAATAAAAATGCTTGAGTTCAAATGGCGGCTAAAAATACTCTAATGTAACTTTCAAAATTACGTAGTTTGGATAAcataaacatttcaaaaatttccaaATGAACAATTAGATAGTAAGTCTAAAATATTATAGCCACACGATGTATATATTAACCGGAATTATTTGTATAAGAATATGAAATGttatatgaaaacataaattatttgatGGAACGTTAAAGTAATATGTCGACTTTGACGCTGACGTTTTCAGTGTCgtcttataattttatttcttccacacacacaaaaaataagCAGCATATAAATAGAGAGCCGGTGAGAAAAAATATCAAACGTCACAATAAAGCATCTCTCATTTTCCCACCTGATTCCTCAACTGCTTCTTCCTTTCTCCATTACATACCACACGACAGTGATTTCGATCTCTGTACATCGATCAAATGGCGTTACAGACCGTGAAATACTGGCTAACGGAGCATCCTAACATCGTTAACTTCCGTTGGAGTCCAACTCAATCATACGCCTCCACGTGGTTTTTCCTATTCGCCGCCGTTTCATCATACGTCATCGCCGCCGTCTCTCTCCACATCCTCCTCGCAGTCACCCGACGCCGACGCGGCCTCTCCCTCGGCCCTATCCCGGCCCTGCACAGCTTAGCCATGGCTCTGATCTCCGCCGTGATCTTCGTCGGAATGCTCCTCTCCGCCGCCGCGGAGATCAGGGATACGCGCTGGCTGTGGCGGCGAACGCGCACCACGGCGCTCCAGTGGTTCCTCTGTTTTCCCGTGGGAACACGCGCTTCGGGACGCGTGTTCTTCTGGTCGTACGCGTTTTACCTCTCTCGGTTCCTTCATTTGTTCCGAACCTTCTTCGCGGTGATACGACGTCGTAAGCTCAGCTTCTTCCAGCTCATCAACCAGTCTTCTCTCCTATGCATCTCCTTCCTCTGGCTCGAGTACTCCCAGTCCTTCCAGGTATGTCATTAACCGGTTCGGTTAACAATTTaaaccgatttttttttaattcgaacCGTCCGTGTTTGTGCAGGTTGTGGCGATACTGTTAACGACCGTTTCTTACGCCGTCGTGTACGGCTACAGATTCTGGACGGCGATCGGGTTACGTGGCGCGTGTTTTCCGTTGGTCGTTAACTGTCAAGCCGTGTTGTTAGGGTGTTTGACGGTGTGCCACGTGGGCGTGTTGTGCATACACCTGGTCAAACGCGGAGGTTGTAACGGTATCGGTGCTTGGCTGTTTAACTCCGTTCTAAACGCCGTTATCTCGTTGCTCTACTTGAAGTTCTACGTCAAGACGCGTTCGTTAAGCCTAcgtaaacaataattttttttttttgtattattaagaaaaatgaatatattataTCAACCGGAAAAGAAAT
This Brassica napus cultivar Da-Ae chromosome C6, Da-Ae, whole genome shotgun sequence DNA region includes the following protein-coding sequences:
- the LOC106403132 gene encoding elongation of fatty acids protein 3-like, which produces MALQTVKYWLTEHPNIVNFRWSPTQSYASTWFFLFAAVSSYVIAAVSLHILLAVTRRRRGLSLGPIPALHSLAMALISAVIFVGMLLSAAAEIRDTRWLWRRTRTTALQWFLCFPVGTRASGRVFFWSYAFYLSRFLHLFRTFFAVIRRRKLSFFQLINQSSLLCISFLWLEYSQSFQVVAILLTTVSYAVVYGYRFWTAIGLRGACFPLVVNCQAVLLGCLTVCHVGVLCIHLVKRGGCNGIGAWLFNSVLNAVISLLYLKFYVKTRSLSLRKQ